From a region of the Campylobacter anatolicus genome:
- the purN gene encoding phosphoribosylglycinamide formyltransferase: MQTKKIAVLFSGNGSNLESILEHVHNKIYSGVKFEVVLTISNKADAYGIVRAAKYGLKSVVIENKAYKSREEFDVALVAEIKKYDVDLVVLAGFMRILTSVFTSAVKAINLHPSILPLFKGAHAIKESYESDMQVGGVSVHWVSEELDGGKIIAQRTFERTENMSKEAWESRIHEIEHELLPQSIIKILSK; this comes from the coding sequence ATGCAGACTAAAAAAATAGCAGTTTTATTCAGTGGCAACGGTTCAAATTTAGAGTCGATTTTAGAGCATGTGCATAATAAAATTTATAGCGGAGTGAAATTTGAAGTTGTGCTAACTATCAGCAACAAAGCAGATGCCTACGGTATAGTAAGAGCTGCTAAATACGGATTAAAAAGTGTTGTAATAGAAAATAAAGCTTACAAAAGCCGTGAGGAATTTGACGTAGCACTCGTAGCTGAGATTAAAAAATACGATGTGGATTTAGTTGTTCTAGCGGGATTTATGCGTATTCTTACAAGCGTCTTTACGAGTGCGGTAAAGGCGATAAATCTACACCCATCCATCCTACCACTTTTTAAAGGAGCTCATGCTATAAAAGAGAGCTATGAGAGTGATATGCAAGTTGGTGGTGTGAGTGTGCATTGGGTCAGCGAGGAGCTAGATGGTGGCAAGATCATAGCTCAACGCACATTTGAACGCACGGAAAATATGAGCAAAGAAGCTTGGGAGAGCCGCATACACGAGATAGAACATGAACTACTGCCACAAAGTATTATAAAAATTTTATCCAAATAA
- a CDS encoding GGDEF domain-containing protein, producing the protein MIKIDNAPEPHKDRLNRTKINTRDGKHDSIYKFSESVLKGLNDDNVPSIPSNYSIYFDKMLYQQPEEFRKQIGDMLKTYSEKVEQVFDGNIHIEREVRQGFIQIKSMLQAVALIYKNLNVMRTIVKKHINNLENNTNLLAVQNVISAFNEDLLRLSSLMEKHIDVIKINYEEIGKMFKAVEEQAVYDINFEVYNKKFFITTIQNEIESIKRYNYNSSFLLVKLKDDFVEHVKNLKERNNMFKSISQLLLKTSRRSDIVAHYGDGLFAMVMKYTDENGTKQACNRILNLLSNVPWKIDDREYKLDVQMICSVLVKTKSMEQIMSEALDALSTTINATQPIFLNLKSGE; encoded by the coding sequence GTGATAAAGATAGATAACGCTCCAGAGCCTCATAAAGATAGATTAAATAGAACAAAAATAAATACTAGAGATGGAAAACACGATAGTATTTATAAATTTTCAGAGAGTGTTTTAAAGGGGCTAAATGATGATAATGTTCCATCTATACCTAGTAATTATTCGATATATTTTGATAAAATGCTCTATCAACAGCCAGAGGAGTTTAGGAAGCAGATCGGGGATATGCTTAAGACATATTCTGAAAAGGTGGAGCAGGTATTTGATGGTAACATACATATAGAGCGAGAGGTAAGACAAGGATTTATACAGATCAAAAGTATGCTACAAGCCGTAGCACTCATATATAAAAATTTAAACGTTATGCGAACGATCGTAAAAAAACACATAAATAACCTTGAAAATAATACAAATTTGTTAGCAGTGCAAAATGTTATTAGTGCTTTTAATGAAGACCTACTTAGACTTAGCTCTCTTATGGAAAAGCATATAGACGTTATAAAGATTAATTACGAAGAGATAGGTAAGATGTTTAAAGCGGTCGAAGAACAGGCGGTTTATGATATAAATTTTGAAGTATATAATAAAAAATTCTTTATCACAACGATACAAAATGAGATCGAATCTATTAAAAGATATAACTACAATTCATCATTTTTGCTTGTAAAGCTTAAGGATGACTTTGTAGAACATGTTAAAAATTTAAAAGAGCGAAATAATATGTTTAAAAGCATATCACAACTACTTTTGAAAACATCTCGCAGAAGCGATATAGTCGCTCACTATGGCGATGGCTTATTTGCTATGGTGATGAAATATACCGATGAGAACGGTACTAAACAAGCATGCAATAGAATTTTAAATTTGCTTTCAAATGTACCTTGGAAGATAGATGATAGGGAGTATAAGCTAGATGTTCAGATGATTTGCTCGGTACTAGTAAAAACTAAAAGTATGGAGCAGATAATGTCAGAAGCTCTTGATGCCTTAAGCACTACGATAAATGCAACTCAGCCGATATTTTTAAATTTAAAGAGCGGAGAGTGA
- the def gene encoding peptide deformylase produces MVLEILTYPNKKLYEVSKDVVVFDDELHKLLDDMYDTMIAKDGIGLAAIQVGVAKRIFIINLFDAERQIQDKADLIEIINPKFEMKQGECTYQEGCLSVPGYYDDVKRAERVKISYQNRFGEMCELTTDGLLAIAIQHENDHLDGHLFIERIGFNQRKKFNKEYKELKSKKHKKDSK; encoded by the coding sequence TTGGTATTAGAAATTTTAACTTATCCAAATAAAAAACTATACGAAGTTTCAAAAGATGTTGTAGTCTTTGACGATGAGCTTCATAAATTGCTCGATGATATGTATGATACGATGATAGCTAAAGATGGTATAGGACTTGCAGCGATTCAAGTTGGGGTCGCAAAGCGAATATTTATTATAAATTTATTTGATGCTGAAAGACAGATACAAGATAAGGCTGATTTGATTGAGATAATCAACCCAAAATTTGAGATGAAGCAGGGTGAATGCACCTACCAAGAAGGATGCTTGTCTGTGCCAGGATATTATGATGACGTAAAACGTGCCGAGCGAGTGAAGATAAGCTATCAAAATAGGTTTGGCGAGATGTGTGAGCTTACGACTGATGGGTTACTTGCCATTGCTATACAGCATGAAAATGACCACCTAGATGGACATCTGTTTATTGAACGTATAGGATTCAATCAGCGTAAAAAATTTAATAAAGAGTATAAAGAGCTTAAAAGTAAAAAACACAAAAAAGACAGCAAATGA
- a CDS encoding NAD(P)H-hydrate epimerase has product MKGLYLSTAELDSRAVCELGLSEEVLIENAATKIANFIRSKFKKGSRFLGVCGGGNNGADVFAALRMLEGDYQTSYFLASLNLKDMAKKQLESAKKVGVKECENESEFDKFDCIIDGIFGSGLNRNLNEKSVNLINLLNSIKAFKIACDIPSGLDANGVVMGACFKADVTITMGARKLGLYSDVAKEYVGKIKVALLGVSGSKFQTQTDTFLLTKGDLKLPFRDKKNTNKGEFGHAFFISGEHSGAASLAALSASAIGAGLVSVIGGDKTDISVMQAQGISEKMNAGAIGMGLGRDRCGKWLDGINLKTLSQKSLVVDADMCYESRIIELLSKNSNIVITPHPKEFSSLLRLSGIANVDVSEIQQNRFKFAREFSFKFGCVLVLKGANTIIAQCGKLYIMCYGTAALAKGGSGDVLSGLIAGLMAQGYTPLKAAITGTLAHALSAHKFKKNNYALNPKDIIKGVKCRLKK; this is encoded by the coding sequence ATGAAAGGGCTATATTTAAGTACGGCTGAGTTAGACTCTCGTGCGGTGTGTGAGCTTGGGCTGAGCGAAGAGGTGCTGATTGAAAATGCAGCAACAAAAATCGCAAATTTCATACGTTCTAAATTTAAAAAAGGATCACGTTTTCTTGGTGTATGTGGTGGTGGCAATAACGGAGCTGACGTATTTGCAGCACTTCGTATGCTTGAAGGAGATTATCAAACGAGCTATTTTTTAGCGAGTTTAAATTTAAAAGATATGGCTAAAAAGCAACTTGAAAGTGCTAAAAAAGTAGGTGTAAAAGAGTGTGAAAATGAGAGTGAGTTTGATAAATTTGATTGTATTATAGATGGTATTTTTGGCTCTGGACTAAATAGAAATTTGAATGAAAAAAGTGTAAATTTAATAAATTTATTAAACTCAATAAAGGCGTTTAAAATTGCTTGTGATATACCAAGCGGACTAGACGCAAATGGCGTAGTAATGGGAGCTTGTTTTAAAGCAGATGTTACTATTACAATGGGTGCTAGAAAGCTAGGGCTTTACTCGGATGTAGCAAAAGAGTATGTTGGAAAGATAAAGGTGGCACTTTTAGGCGTGAGTGGAAGTAAATTTCAAACGCAAACGGACACATTTTTGCTAACAAAAGGCGATTTAAAATTGCCGTTTAGAGATAAAAAAAATACCAATAAAGGCGAGTTTGGACACGCATTTTTTATTAGTGGCGAGCATAGCGGAGCGGCTAGTTTAGCAGCATTATCAGCTAGTGCAATAGGGGCTGGGCTAGTTAGTGTGATAGGTGGGGACAAAACTGATATAAGTGTTATGCAAGCACAGGGCATAAGCGAGAAAATGAATGCAGGTGCGATAGGTATGGGGCTAGGACGAGATCGGTGTGGTAAGTGGCTAGATGGCATAAATTTAAAAACTTTAAGCCAAAAATCACTTGTTGTTGACGCTGATATGTGCTATGAGTCACGCATTATAGAGCTTTTAAGCAAAAACTCAAATATAGTCATAACGCCACATCCAAAAGAATTTAGCTCGCTTTTGCGTTTAAGTGGTATCGCCAATGTTGATGTTAGTGAAATCCAACAAAACCGCTTTAAATTTGCACGTGAGTTTAGTTTTAAATTCGGTTGCGTTTTAGTGCTAAAAGGAGCAAATACGATAATTGCCCAGTGTGGTAAACTCTATATCATGTGTTACGGCACAGCGGCACTTGCAAAGGGTGGTAGTGGAGATGTGTTAAGTGGGTTGATAGCTGGACTGATGGCACAAGGCTACACACCGCTAAAAGCAGCCATAACAGGAACTTTAGCTCACGCTTTATCGGCACATAAATTTAAGAAAAATAACTACGCTTTAAATCCAAAAGACATTATAAAAGGGGTTAAATGCAGACTAAAAAAATAG
- a CDS encoding YifB family Mg chelatase-like AAA ATPase: protein MKSLKCATYADGLKVIDVESVFSRGLPGFNIVGLAGASIKESTERVKAALLGLNFSFPAQKITINLSPSDLPKNGSHFDLSIALLIALQKAKNLEKIFVFGELGLDGSVKNTANLFSLLLFLSTTQNGVKVLVPSEIATRASLIPNLDIYGVSTLNEAIRFFEDSEFAASCKADGTHEIFKNVIEIDGKRYVPNLDFTLDYADVAGQTRAKRACMIAALGMHNILFEGSPGCGKSMCAKRLVYIMPPQSIDEVLSAAAYRSLNLQDSEFSAIRAFRHPHHTSTKSSIFGGGSSSAKIGEIALANGGVLFFDEFLHFAKPVIESLREPLEDHKIHISRVNSKVTYETKFIFVAAQNPCPCGNLLSAKLNCRCSENEIRQYRSRLSEPIMDRIDLYVAMQENLGESIDEDVSKNVDKNLKDSECNSSKQMSERINKAFEFQKLRGQSELNGKLSDDDMVRFCTLDSDATQVLSTAITRYHLSERSKKKVLKVARSIADLELCKDLQKSHILEALSFRFRS from the coding sequence ATGAAGTCCTTAAAATGTGCCACCTATGCAGACGGGCTTAAGGTTATTGATGTTGAGTCTGTCTTTTCACGTGGCTTACCTGGATTTAACATCGTGGGGCTTGCGGGTGCTAGCATAAAGGAGAGTACTGAGCGAGTAAAGGCTGCACTTTTAGGGCTAAACTTTAGTTTTCCAGCTCAGAAAATCACTATAAATTTATCTCCATCTGATCTACCAAAGAATGGTTCGCACTTTGACTTGTCTATTGCACTTTTAATCGCTCTGCAAAAGGCAAAAAATTTAGAGAAAATTTTTGTTTTTGGGGAGCTTGGGCTTGATGGGAGTGTAAAAAATACAGCAAATTTATTCTCGCTTTTGCTATTTTTAAGCACCACTCAAAATGGCGTAAAGGTGCTAGTGCCAAGCGAGATAGCCACTAGAGCTTCACTTATACCAAATTTAGATATTTACGGTGTTAGTACACTTAATGAAGCAATTAGATTTTTTGAAGATAGTGAATTTGCGGCTAGTTGCAAGGCTGATGGGACGCATGAAATTTTTAAAAATGTCATTGAGATTGACGGTAAAAGATATGTGCCGAATTTAGATTTTACTCTTGATTATGCCGATGTAGCAGGGCAGACTAGAGCTAAAAGAGCTTGTATGATAGCTGCTCTTGGTATGCATAATATTTTATTTGAAGGTAGTCCAGGGTGTGGTAAGAGTATGTGTGCTAAACGGTTGGTTTATATAATGCCACCACAAAGTATTGATGAGGTGCTAAGTGCCGCGGCATATCGTTCGCTTAACTTGCAAGATAGTGAGTTTAGTGCCATTCGTGCATTTCGTCATCCACATCATACATCTACTAAAAGCTCCATTTTCGGCGGTGGATCAAGCTCGGCAAAGATAGGCGAGATCGCTCTTGCAAACGGTGGGGTGCTGTTTTTTGATGAGTTTTTACACTTTGCAAAGCCAGTGATTGAGAGCCTTCGTGAGCCACTAGAGGATCATAAAATTCATATCTCAAGAGTAAATTCAAAGGTAACTTATGAGACAAAATTTATCTTTGTAGCAGCTCAAAATCCTTGTCCTTGTGGCAACCTACTCTCAGCTAAGCTAAACTGCCGATGTAGTGAAAATGAGATCCGTCAGTATCGTTCAAGGCTATCAGAGCCGATAATGGATCGCATAGATTTGTATGTTGCTATGCAGGAGAATTTAGGTGAAAGCATAGATGAAGATGTCAGTAAAAATGTGGATAAAAATTTAAAAGATAGTGAGTGTAATAGCTCAAAGCAGATGAGTGAGCGTATAAATAAAGCTTTTGAGTTTCAAAAGCTAAGGGGGCAGAGTGAGCTAAACGGCAAACTTAGCGATGATGATATGGTTAGATTTTGCACCCTTGATAGTGATGCTACGCAGGTGCTTAGCACTGCCATAACTCGCTATCATCTCTCAGAACGTAGTAAGAAAAAGGTATTAAAAGTTGCACGGAGTATTGCGGATTTGGAGCTTTGTAAGGATTTACAAAAGTCTCATATATTAGAGGCATTAAGCTTTAGGTTTAGGAGCTAG